One Microlunatus soli genomic window carries:
- a CDS encoding low molecular weight protein-tyrosine-phosphatase — translation MSSTAAVPSDLSVVFVCWGNICRSPIAERVAERVAEEGGLTGVRFTSAATSTEELGEPMDPRAADVLRRHGYRSTDHVAHQISRRELDDADLVIAMESLHIDRMRRIGDVSRVRLLTDFDPDAEPGAGVPDPWYGGAEGFEDTLAAVEAAMPGVLDRVGELAASRTR, via the coding sequence GTGAGTTCGACCGCTGCCGTGCCCTCCGACCTGTCCGTGGTGTTCGTCTGCTGGGGCAACATCTGCCGGTCGCCGATCGCCGAGCGGGTAGCCGAGCGGGTGGCCGAGGAGGGGGGCTTGACCGGCGTCCGGTTCACCAGCGCGGCCACCAGCACCGAGGAGTTGGGCGAGCCGATGGATCCGCGGGCGGCCGACGTGCTGCGCCGGCACGGCTACCGTTCCACCGACCACGTCGCGCACCAGATCAGTCGCCGCGAGCTCGACGACGCCGACCTGGTGATCGCGATGGAGTCGTTGCACATCGACCGGATGCGGCGGATCGGCGACGTCTCCCGGGTCCGGTTGCTGACCGACTTCGACCCCGACGCCGAGCCCGGCGCCGGCGTACCGGATCCCTGGTACGGCGGCGCCGAAGGTTTCGAGGACACGCTCGCCGCGGTCGAGGCGGCGATGCCGGGAGTGCTGGACCGGGTCGGCGAGCTCGCAGCAAGCCGGACCCGGTGA
- a CDS encoding phage holin family protein encodes MRWLLRLLANAAALALATWLLSGITLTATDTGKKVLVMLLVALIFGIVNAIVKPIFKLVSLPILIITLGIFLVVINALMLLLTSWLSGLFNIGWHVDGFWTAVLGGLIVAVVSWVLNAFVPDKNEDRRR; translated from the coding sequence ATGAGATGGCTTCTGCGATTGCTGGCCAATGCCGCTGCCCTGGCGTTGGCGACCTGGCTGTTGAGTGGCATCACGCTGACCGCGACGGACACCGGCAAGAAGGTGCTGGTGATGCTGCTCGTGGCGTTGATCTTCGGCATCGTGAACGCGATCGTGAAGCCGATCTTCAAGCTGGTCTCGCTGCCGATCCTGATCATCACCCTGGGCATCTTCCTGGTCGTGATCAACGCCCTGATGCTGCTATTGACCTCCTGGCTGTCCGGCCTGTTCAATATCGGCTGGCACGTGGACGGATTCTGGACAGCGGTGCTCGGTGGTCTGATCGTGGCGGTGGTGAGTTGGGTGCTGAACGCGTTCGTGCCGGACAAGAACGAGGACCGTCGCCGGTGA